From the genome of Pseudoliparis swirei isolate HS2019 ecotype Mariana Trench chromosome 10, NWPU_hadal_v1, whole genome shotgun sequence, one region includes:
- the mrpl42 gene encoding 39S ribosomal protein L42, mitochondrial, translating to MASGHLCKLHSLLTRLSRSNQLRHVQTCLVPMRLKSSGPLPDVPNCNVEIGVTSDGSTIVCYHPTVDVPYELTQPIERPDPLTNSVETHDQILKAHLSKEVLKDKKGPTIEELSKMFFTTKHRWYPVGQYHHRRRKKDPPIDR from the exons ATGGCTTCGGGTCATTTGTGCAAACTACACAGTCTCTTAACGCGACTTTCTAGAAGCAACCAACTACGACATGTGCAAA CATGTTTGGTGCCAATGCGACTGAAGTCCAGTGGTCCTTTACCTGATGTCCCTAACTG TAATGTGGAAATCGGTGTGACTTCAGATGGGAGCACCATCGTGTGCTACCATCCCACTGTCGACGTTCCCTACGAGCTTACCCAG CCGATAGAACGACCAGACCCCCTGACCAACTCGGTTGAGACCCACGACCAGATTTTAAAGGCCCACCTCAGCAAGGAGGTGCTGAAGGACAAAAAAGGGCCCACTATAGAGGAGCTAAGCAAGATGTTTTTCACTACCAAACATCGGTGGTATCCAGTGGGACA GTATCACCATAGACGCAGGAAGAAGGATCCCCCAATCGATAGATAG